The Gorilla gorilla gorilla isolate KB3781 chromosome 11, NHGRI_mGorGor1-v2.1_pri, whole genome shotgun sequence genome contains the following window.
GGACCTTCCTGAGACCAAATCTCACAGCAGCTGACAGTTACTCACAGCTAGAGACACACGAATACAGCTGTCACAAAAGCACAGCAGACTTTCTGCTGCGCAGGAGCTGCACAGAGGGGACCACGGGGTCAGCCTCGGCTGTAGAAATGCTCCACATTCTCTGCGTTGGGACAGGGATGGTATGAAGGGTGGAACTGATGAGAGGAGGGTTGGGAGGAGGAACTGGGGGTCTCCTCCTCCAAGATTTTTTTGCCCCTCTAGTGCCTGAGACCACCGGCCCTAGACTCTGCCCTACCCTGCAATAGACTCACTGTCCCCAGAGATTTCCCTTGGTACAGGATTTCAGGAGAATAGAGAAAGCCAGGCCTCCTTAGCCAAGACCAATATGCTTATGATAACACGTTTCCTGAGTGTGACTAGACCATAGCttgaggagaaagggaggaggtcCGATCTGCCAGGGGGAGGGCAGTAGGGGCGGGGAACAGTGGCCCAGGAGTGAAGGTGTGGCAGCTGTCCCAGCGGGAGCAGGGGCACCTTCCCCTGTGCCTCTGAGGCCCACCTGGCCCCCCACCTGTGATGGTGACAGTGAAGTAGGCACGCTCATCTCCAGCGACGCACTGAAACTCGCCCCCGTCTGAGGGCTGGGTGGCGGGCAGCACCAGGCGGCGATGGGGCCCCTCATTCTCCAGCACCACGAAGTCActctcctccacctcctgcccGTCCTTGTACCAACGCACAGGGGCGTCCTCTCGGTCCACCTCACAGGCCAGCATGACACACTCGGAAGTTATGGCATGCACGAACACATGTTCTCGGGGGTCCACGATGTGCACGGGAGGATCTGGGTGGGAAGCAGAGATGGCATCGCACAGACACACCCGCACAATGAGTCCAAACTAGCTGTGTGGCCAGGAGACACTGTTTCTGCACAAGAGGACACCGGAGGAGGGCTAAGGTCCTGCTGTGTAGGGACTCAGGGACAATGACAAGGAATGCTGAGGGCATGGCAGGTGAGGCATGGCAGGAGATCATGTGGCACCAGAGTGCTCTGTGGGTCCCCAAAGGATCAGAGGTGGCGGGGTGAGTACATGGAGAGAAGGAAGCACAGAGAGTTCACAGAGTGGCAGCCACCATTTATCTAGGCTGAAGGGAGGTCACTGTCACAAGTCACATCAGGGCCATGCTTACTGCCTCCATTACGAGAAAGACCCCAGGGTGGGCAGGAGGTGAAGGATGATCCAACAAGTGGCAACAGTGAGACAGCCACTCTCCAGGTAGTGGGTTCCCTGTCAGTGAGATGAGTGGGATCCATGGTTCCCAAGCTGCTCTCTCAGAGAGTCTGCACTTGTTAGGAAAGGATCTTCAGGCTCCACCCTGGATACTGGGGCTCTGGACAGTCCAGGGATTTATAACCAGCTTCCAGGAGCTTCCTAAAGCGGCCAGCCTACGGACTGCCTTGTGAGAACCACGGGGTGACTGCACTCGATGCTTCTGTTTGACTCTATCTGAGGCAGCAGGAACAGAACAATCCTGTGTGTGTCGCCAAGCTATGGTGTGACGGAGGTCACATAACCTCTTACAGCCTCCGTTTCTTTGCCTGTGAACTGGAGATATATTGCCCCTCATcgagttgtgaagattaaatgaaagagTGTATATTGAAAATACTTAGCATAGTGCTTGGCTCAGAGTAAGTGTCCAAAAAGTGTTTGCTCCCATCTCCCCTCCCCTTAATTGCATTTTGTTCCCCCACCCAACCCAGCAGAGGCTATGTGGACAGCGAGACAGTGTTAGTGTATCAGGGGTTTAGGAGGCAAAGGCACGCTGtgtgtggcacacacctataatcccagctgctcaggaggctgaggaaggaggatcgtttgagcacaggagttcaaggccagcctgggcaacagtgagaccctcatcttaaaaaaagaaagaaagaaaggcaggcatggtggctcacacctataatcccagcattttaggaggctgaggcgggcagatcacttgaggtcaggggtgacctaaccaacatagtgaaaccgtctctaccaaataataaaaaaattagctgggcgtggtggcgcgcacctgtagtcccagctacttgggaggctgaggtgagagaatcgctttaacccaggaggcggaggttgcaatgagctgagatcacgccgctgccctccagccagggcaacagagtgagagcctgtctccaaaaaaaaaaaaaacaaaaaagcaagtgcAGAGTTATCTGAAACATGTCCCCTGGGCCACTGGACTCTCCCTGTAAAGGACTCCCCCAAGTAGGCAGCAGACCAGAGGGCATGGCTTATGCGGCCCCACAATCAGCCTTGGCTGGAggagcccaggctggcatgctTCCTGACCTTGGACAGTGACGCCGAAGAAGGCCGAGATCCCTTCTGTCCTGCACTCAAACTCGCCGCTGTCCTGGACTTTGGCCTCAGGCAGGATCAGACGGTGTTTGCGCCCATCCATCTTCACCACCAGCAACTCGCTCTCCTCCACCTTCTGCCCATCCTTGTACCAGGTTGCCGGGAAGTCCACCCTTGAGAGCTCACAAGTCAGCACCACCCGCTCTGAGGTTGTGAAGGTCAATGACACCTTGTCCTGGGGGCTCAGGATGTGCACCGGGCTCTCTGTGTGGGGAGAAGTACAGATAAGCACCCCTCCCTCTGGTGCATGGGCTCAGTGTCGGATGCATCAGAGGGAACAACTGCTGTTgttggggtttttaaaaataggcttagGCTTACACACCAACCCTTAAGAGCAGTGCTTTGGCTGTGCGTAAGAATTCCTAGGGAGCCTGCTAAAAATGAAGAATTCTTGGATTCCCAAGCATGCAGGGGCCAGGAAATCTGCATTATAAACCAGCCCTCCAGGTGGTTCTGATGCCAGTGAACTGGGATCCCATTTTGGAAATGCTGCTCTGGTTGCTGGTCAGGTCTCACCTGGCCCCTCTGCCTGCGATGCTGACAGTGAATCACCCCAAGACCCCGTGCATGGGTGCCGACAGATTCCTTGATTGGTCTTACAAACTCCAGCAATGGTGACATGGCAAATGCTAGCGTGATCCTTGAAGTTTGAGCGCCCCACCTCCAGCTGTTCTCCTCAGGGATGCCTCattcccctccttccccctttCAACAGGTGGCACAGTGTGATCAGGAGCCCGACTGCCTGGGTTCATAATTCAGCACCTGTGCTCATTAGCTCCGtactttgagcaagtcacttaatgtatctgtgcctgtttccccagctataaaatgggaatgtcaAAAGAACCTATCTTaagtttgagataagcctggctaacatggtgaagccccatctctactaaaatacaaaaacaagctgggcatggtgatgcacgtctgtagtcccagctactcgggaggctgaggcaggagaatctcttgaacccacaaggtggaggttgcagtgagccgagatcgcgccattgcactccagcctgggcgacagagtgagactctatctcaaaaaaaaaaagaacctatctTATAGGGCCATTGAGAAGATTGTGTTAATGTATGTAAGGTGATTAGGACTGTGCCTGGCACGTAGAAAGTTGCGATGACAATGTCAACAATTAGACAACAtggcaggaggcaggcagggactagCAGCCAGGGTCTGTGTCTTTCAAATGAGATGACAAATGTGACAGGATTCTGTAAACCACAAAGCACTCCAGAGAACTGGGATATGATGCTGACATATATCAAGATAACAAGGGGTGCCCTGGATGTTGCATGTGGGTTGAAATTGGCCTTCCGGACCTCTGAGCCCTCAACCTCAGCCCACCATGGATGCTCCTTGCTCTCCTGGCCCagatacaagaaataaaaacagcatcTGCCTCATTTTGCCAACAGGACTTCTGTGTCTTAACCCTTTCTGCCCACTCAGGTCCCCACCGGCACCAACCTTGGATTGTGAGGGCAGCTGAGTCCTGCACGCCGGGGCAGCTGAAGCCGACCAGGGCACCGCTGTCCTGGTGCTTGACGGCATGCAGGATGAGTCTGTGCTGCAGACCCTTCTGCTCCATACGGTACCGCAGGGCCCCAGGTTCCACCTGGCCCTCCGGCTCGTTACTCTTGAGCTCTTCCCCATTAAGGAACCATGTACCCTGGATGATGGTGGAGAGATCGAGGGAGAAGACGGCATCTTCCCCGTCGTATACCTGCACATCCTCCAGACCTGCCACCAGGCGAGCTGTGGGCACTGAGGCAGGGACAGAGTGCAGCTGTCAGAACTAGAAGGTGTGGCAGAGGGCAGAGGCTGGCGGATGGCAGGCCTGTGAGAGGACCAGCActgagggctggggaagggagaagTGATGGGTGGGTCTGGCAGGACCAACTCACCAAGGTGAGCAGAACCGTGGAACACCACGTGGGGACTACGGCCATGTCCGCTGACTGTGCAGATGCGGAAGCGGTAGTCACCCTCGGAGGGCACACAGTCGCCCGGCACCTCCACGGCTCCGGCTTTCTCGATGCTGAAGCACTGAATCCAGTCTTCAGAGCCCACTTCCTGCCGCTCCAGCCGGTAGATGAATGGGGTCTCGGGAGCTGGCTCGGGAGGCTTCCAGGTCAACAGGACCGTGTTCTTGTGGCCCTTGAACATCTCTGCCGATATGGGGGGTCCTGGGGGACTGTGCTTGACACCTGAGACCAAGGCAGGGATGTGTTCCGGCCTTGCTCGGGCCTCCACAGCCCTTCCACCTTAAATCTACTTCACCAACCCAGCTCCGGCATCTGGCCAACCTCCCGCCCTGCCTCGCCCGTCCAGAGGCCTTCCTGCCCTCACATTTTACTCTGAGAAGCGTAGTGGTACGggagttgcccaggctaaagGTGACCTCGCCAGCATCCTCTCGGGTGACCCCTGGAAGGACCAGGGCATGCATGTGGCCTGAGCTGCTCTGGCAGATGACCGGCAGCTCCTCCCCATCACGGCTCCAGCATCCCTCGACCCCGGCCTCTAGAGTTTCCACTAGCAGCACAGCATTCTCTCCTTCCAGGACGTCGAGCTTCCGGGGCAGGCGCTTCAGGATGGGCCCTGAGATGCGGACAGGAATCCATCAACCTGGAATCTGAGCacctgcctgcctccgcctcagcctcttccCCACGGGCCAGCTGACCTTTGACTGCGACGTTGGCCACGGTGCGCACCCGGCCCCGCATCTCGCACAGGTAGATACCATCATCGTCTGCCTTCAGCCTGTGGATGATGAGGCGCCGGACAGTGCCCTCTTCGATCTGCTCGTACTTGCGGCAGGGCAGCAGCCGCTGGTCCTCACGGAACCAGGCCGTGGGGATGCGGGAATTGGGTACTTTACACTCCAGCACGGCAATCCCGTGCTCACGGCCCTCCACGTCCTGCAGGGGCCGTGTGAACCGGAGGCGGGGCTCtgtggagaggggagagagagacaagagaGGGCTCTGGAGAAGGCCCAGACTAGGAGTAGGATACCTAGAAGCACATTAGCTCATGCTGTGTGCTCTTCATGCAGAGCCAGCGGGCACTGTGGAATCACAGAAAACTACCAGAAGGGAAGTGGTGGTTCCTAAGATGACCTGAGTTCTCATCCAGCCCTGACACTAGCCACATCACCTTAAGCAAGTCCATTTCAATgcttctgggcctcagtctccttacttgtaaaatggggaaagggagagaaggggttggaCCAGATTGatgatttccaaactgttccCTGGGGCCCTCCAGGCCCTAGATTGGTGATTTCCAAACTGTTCCCTGGCCCGCCCCCCACCCAGTCATTTCACATATTCCGCAAGGGTCTgagtagaatttaaaatattttaactctttttttattttgagatggagtctcgctctgttgcccaggctggagtgcagtggcgcaatcttggctcactgcaacctccacctcccgggttcaagcaattctggtgcctcagcctctcaagtagagctgggattacaggcaggcgccaccacgcctggctaatgattttgtatttttagtagagatggggtttcgccatgttggccaggctgttctcgaactcctgacctcaagtgatccgcccacctcagtctcccaaagtgctgggattacagggtgagccaccgtgcctagctattTTAACCCTTTtcaaaagtgtatttcaaaaaaaaagaaaagaaaagaaaagaaaacaggatgTTGGAAACCAGAGGATTAACTAGGGCTGCTGGAGAagcaagtttgtgtgtgtgtgtgtatgcaactCGGGGAAGCTCCTCTAGCCTTCCCTCTGGGCTTTTCTTTCCTGATGGAGGTCCAGATCAGCACCAACCTGACGAATCTGTGAGCATTGAACTGTAACAGTGAGGCCACCACCGCAGCCTGGGGGCAACATGCTTGACTGCATGCCAGGCAGGACTCAGGAGAATTTaccaacttttttttcctctaagagAAAAAACTGGACAATAACTAGTGAAGGTGTAATCTTTTGCGTTGTGATGAAATCCTATTATGGGGAGCGTTACCTTCTGGTGAGTTTGGGgtgtgcttttttttcctttggaattttctatttatgaGAATGTAACCATTTATTGGATATTGTTGATGATTCAACTTTGAAATATAAACCttctctccttcaccttcctctTCTTGCAAACGTGGGGAGCAGTTTAATCAAAGAATAGTAAAAACACGCAGGACATTTGTCCTCCCTCAAGTCTAGCTTTCCACTGAATCACTTGTTTCTCAAGGTGACAGATGCAGCCAGGCCGTCCCCACAGGGTTCAGAGCCTGGTCTCATGAATGCAGCCTTTACTTCAAATTCCTGTATTCAATAAAATAGCCTCCTTATTTTCACTGATGGTTTAGAAGTACCTGTTATATACGTAGACTCAGCAATTTACGCCCATAAACTACTCCTTTATCTGTCTCATATATTGGGGCTCTGGTTGTGAATTCAGTTGGGGAAGGAGGAGTAAAATAACAAAGACGTTGAAAACCACTAGGGAAGAAGAGTTCTAGGGCCCTCCGGATTTGTACATCAATCACTCCTTAGTGGTGTTCCACCATCTGCCTCGGAATCATTTAAGGAGTTTGCTAAGAAGTTCCTGAGTACGCTGGAGACCTACTAAATCCGAATCCCTGCGGAGTGAGAGGCGGGCGGGTTTGGTATTTTAATATTCCCGCGGACCACCTCTCCTCCAGTCTTGGGGGCAGCGCTGGGCACCGAGGAGGGCTGGAGTTCGGAGGGCCTCGGAGGACACTCGAGGCCCCTCCCTAGGCCCCGGGCTCCGCCGTACCTTTCACGTGCAGCTGCACGGCACTGAGCGTCTGGCCCGCCGAGTTGCGCGCGGCGCAGACGTAGAGCCCACGGTCCTTGGCCTGGCAGTAGAGCACCTTGAGCACGAAGCCGCCGTCGCGGTCGCGGTACATGAGGCGGCGGCGGTCCGGGAGCAGCGGGCGG
Protein-coding sequences here:
- the OBSL1 gene encoding obscurin-like protein 1 isoform X9, yielding MKASSGDQGSPPCFLRFPRPVRVVSGAEAELKCVVLGEPPPVVVWEKGGQQLAASERLSFPADGAEHGLLLSAALPTDAGVYVCRARNAAGEAYAAAAVTVLEPPASDPELQPAERPLPSPGSGEGAPVFLTGPRSQWVLRGAEVVLTCRAGGLPEPTLYWEKDGMALDEVWDSSHFALEPGRAEDGPGASLALRILAARLPDSGVYVCHARNAHGHAQAGALLQVHQPPESPPADPDEAPAPVVEPLKCAPKTFWVNEGKHAKFRCYVMGKPEPEIEWHWEGRPLLPDRRRLMYRDRDGGFVLKVLYCQAKDRGLYVCAARNSAGQTLSAVQLHVKEPRLRFTRPLQDVEGREHGIAVLECKVPNSRIPTAWFREDQRLLPCRKYEQIEEGTVRRLIIHRLKADDDGIYLCEMRGRVRTVANVAVKGPILKRLPRKLDVLEGENAVLLVETLEAGVEGCWSRDGEELPVICQSSSGHMHALVLPGVTREDAGEVTFSLGNSRTTTLLRVKCVKHSPPGPPISAEMFKGHKNTVLLTWKPPEPAPETPFIYRLERQEVGSEDWIQCFSIEKAGAVEVPGDCVPSEGDYRFRICTVSGHGRSPHVVFHGSAHLVPTARLVAGLEDVQVYDGEDAVFSLDLSTIIQGTWFLNGEELKSNEPEGQVEPGALRYRMEQKGLQHRLILHAVKHQDSGALVGFSCPGVQDSAALTIQESPVHILSPQDKVSLTFTTSERVVLTCELSRVDFPATWYKDGQKVEESELLVVKMDGRKHRLILPEAKVQDSGEFECRTEGISAFFGVTVQDPPVHIVDPREHVFVHAITSECVMLACEVDREDAPVRWYKDGQEVEESDFVVLENEGPHRRLVLPATQPSDGGEFQCVAGDERAYFTVTITDVSSWIVYPSGKVYVAAVRLERVVLTCELCRPWAEVRWTKDGEEVVESPALLLQKEDTVRRLVLPAVQLEDSGEYLCEIDDESASFTVTVTESYQSQDSSNNNPELCVLLKKPKTRRLWSHFPPWRRTAGTE